Genomic window (Gammaproteobacteria bacterium):
AGCGTCGAGGGGCAGGAGCTGGCCGCGGCCGGCACCGCCCCCGCCTCGCTGCCCGACCGCTGGATCCGCTCGCGCCTTGGCCGCGCCATCGCCAGCGTCCACGAGCAGCTGGCCCAGTATCGCTTCGACCTCGCGGCCCGCGCGCTCTACGAGTTCACCTGGAACGAGTACTGCGACTGGTACCTGGAACTCACCAAGCCGGTCCTCCAGGGCTCCGAAGCGGAACCGGCCCTGCGCGCCGCCACGCGCCGCACGCTGATCGAGGTCCTCGAGGCGCTGCTGCGTGCCCTGCACCCGCTGATGCCGTTCATCACCGAGGAACTCTGGCGCAAGGTGGCCGCGGCGACAGGAGTCGCCGGCGACTCGGTCATGCTGCAGCCCTACCCGGAGACGGCCGCGTTCCCCGTCGACGAGACCGCGGAAGCCGAACTCGCCTGGGTACAGGGCTTCGTGCTCGGCATCCGCCAGATCCGCGGCGAGATGAACATCGCCCCGTCGAAGCCGCTGCCGGTGCTGCTGCAGGACGCCGCCGACGCCGACCGCCATCGCGTGGAGGCCCACTGGCCCTTCCTGCGGCAGCTGGCCCGGCTGGAGTCCCTGCGGCTGCTCGATGCGGGCGAGCAGGCTCCGGTGTCCGCCACGGCGCTGCTCGGCGGCACCCGGATCCTGGTGCCGATGGCCGGGCTGATCGACCTCGCCGCGGAGCGCGAGCGTCTGGCGAAGGCCCTGGCGAAGGCCGAGGCCGACCGCGGCCGGGTCGAGGCGAAGCTGGCCAACCCCCAGTTCGCCGGCCACGCGCCGGCCGCCGTGGTGGCCCGGGAGCGCGAGAGGCTGCTGGCCGTCGAACAGGAAATCCGCCAGCTGGGCGAGCAGCTGGCCCGCCTGGCCTGAACGGCGGCGGCCGGCGGCACCCGCCCTCCTCGCCGGCGCCATCCCCCGCCGGCCGCGCCGAGACTTTCCGGCGGGGCCCCGGCGCCGTAGACTGGCGCGCCGCGAAGTCGATTCGCACCCCCCAGACCACCGCCAGCGAAGGCTGCACATGACGGCACGAGAGACTGACTCCGCCCCCCTGCGGGCCTGCCCTCCCGGGCGCCAGGGCCTTTACGATCCCGCCTTCGAGCACGACGCCTGCGGCGTCGGCTTCGTCGTCGACATCAAGGGCCGCAAGTCGCACCGCATCCTCGCCCAGGCCATCGAGGTGCTGCGCAACCTCGACCACCGCGGCGCCAGCGGCGCCGAGGTCAACACCGGCGACGGCGCCGGCGTGCTGATGCAGATGCCGCACAAGTTCCTGGTCGGCGCCTGCGGGCAGGCCCACATCACGCTGCCCGAGCCCGGACACTACGGCTGCGCGACGATCTTCATGCCGAAGGACAGCGGCAAGCGGCGCAAGCTGGAACAGCGCTTCCAGCAGATCGTGCAGTCCGAGGGCCAGGAATTCCTCGGCTGGCGCAGCGTGCCCACCTGCAACAAGTCCCTCGGCGAGACCGCCCGGGCCTCGGAGCCCTTCGTGCGCCAGGCGTTCATCGGCCGTGACCCGCAGCTCGCCGACGAGATGGCCTTCGAGCGCAAGCTCTACGTGATCCGCAAGCGCGCCTACAACGAGATCCGCACCTCGACGCTGGACGGCGCCGAGCAGTGGTACCTCTGCAGCCTCTCCTACAAGACGCTCGTCTACAAGGGCATGCTGCTCACCGAGCAGCTGACCGGGTACTACCCGGACCTCCTCCATCCGGACATGGAGACGGCGCTGGCGCTGGTGCACTCGCGCTTCTCCACCAACACCTTCCCGAGCTGGGACCGGGCACATCCCTACCGCTATCTCGCGCACAACGGCGAGATCAATACCCTGCGCGGCAACGTCAACTGGATGACGGCGCGCGAGGCCCGCTTCGAGTCGGCGATCTTCGGCGAGGACATGCAGAACATCCCGCCCATCGTCAACCCGAACGGCAGCGACTCGGCGATGTTCGACAACGTGCTCGAGCTGCTGGTGCTCTCCGGGCGCTCCCTGCCCCACGCCATCATGATGATGATCCCGGAGCCGTGGTCCAACCATGGCGAGATGGACGACGAGACGCGCGCCTTCTACCAGTACCACTCCAGCCTGATGGAGCCCTGGGACGGACCGGCATCGATCGCTTTCACCGATGGCCGGCAGATCGGCGCGATCCTCGACCGCAACGGCCTGCGCCCGTCGCGCTTCTACGTCACCCGCGACGACATGGTCATCATGGCCTCCGAGGCCGGCGTGCTGGACATCCCGCCGGAGAACATCCTCAGCAAGGGCCGGTTGCAGCCGGGCCGCATGTTCCTGGTGGACACCGTGCAGGGCCGCATCATCGACGACGCGGAGATCAAGCGCGGCATCACCCGCGAACGGCCCTACCGGCAGTGGCTCGACGAGCACCTGGTACACCTCGACCGGCTGCCCGCGGCGCCCGAGGTGCCGGCGCCCGACCACGAGACGCTGCTGCAGCGCCAGGTGGCCTTCGGCTACAGCTTCGAGGACGAGCGCGTGCTCATGTTGCCCATGGCCCGCGACGGCGTCGAAGCCGTGGGCTCCATGGGCAACGACACGCCGCTCGCTGCCCTCTCGGACCGCCCGCGGCTGCTGTTCGATTACTTCAAGCAGCTGTTCGCCCAGGTGACCAACCCGCCGATCGACTGCATCCGCGAGGAACTCATCACGGCTTCCGAGGTGTGGCTCGGCTCCGAGGGCAACCTGCTCGAGCCCCAGCCGGCCGACTGCCGGCGCCTGGAACTGGCCGGCCCCATCCTCACCAACGAGCAGTTCGCCAGGGTGCGGAGGCTCGACCTGCCCGGCATCCGTGCCGGCGTGCTGCCGAGCCTGTTCCGCGTCGCCCGCGGCGAGAAGAGCCTGGTGGCGGCGATCAAGGACCTGTGCAAGCGTGCGCGCCGGATGATCGAGGACGAGGGACTGAATGTCATCATCCTCAGCGATCGCGGCGTCAACCGCGACTTCGCGCCCATCCCCGCCCTGCTGGCGGTATCCGCGCTGCATCACTTCCTGATCCGCGAAGGCCTGCGCACCCGGGCCAGCCTGGTGCTGGAAACGGGCGAGGCGCGCGAGGTGCATCACTTCAGCCTGCTCATCGGCTATGGCTGCAGCGCCGTCAACCCTTACCTCGCCTTCGAGACCATCGACGGCATGATCCACGACGGCGTGCTGACCGGCATCGACCACAAGACGGCCTGCAAGAACTTCGTCAAGGCGGCGACCAAGGGCGTGGTCAAGGTCATGTCGAAGATGGGCATTTCCGCCATCCAGAGCTATCACGGTGCCCAGGTCTTCGAGGCCGTGGGATTGCGCCAGGACGTCATCGACGAGTACTTCACCTGGACCGCTTCCCGGGTGGGTGGCATCGACATCGGCGTGATCGCCCGCGAGGCACTCATGCGCCACCACGCCGCGTTCCCCGACCGCCAGGTCGAGGGCCACAGCCTGCCCTCCGGCGGCATGTACCGCTGGCGCGTGGACGGCGAGCACCACCTGTTCAACCCGGAGTCGATCCACCGCCTGCAGAAGGCGGTGCGCACCGGCAGCTACGCGACCTACAAGTCCTATGCGGAGCTGATCGACGACCAGTCGCAGATGAAGAGCACCCTGCGCGGCCTGCTGGAGTTCACCGCCGGCACCCCCGTCCCGCTCGACGAGGTCGAGTCCGTCGACAGCATCGTCAGGCGCTTCAAGACCGGGGCGATGTCGTATGGCTCCATCAGCAAGGAGGCGCACGAGACCCTGGCGATCGCCATGAACCGCCTCGGTGGCAAGTCCAACACCGGCGAGGGCGGCGAGGACCCGGAGCGTTACCAGCCGCTGCCGAATGGCGACTCGAGGAACTCGGCGATCAAGCAGGTGGCCTCGGGCCGCTTCGGCGTCACCAGCGAGTACCTGGTCAGCGCCAGCGAGATCCAGATCAAGATGGCGCAGGGTGCCAAGCCCGGCGAGGGCGGCCAGCTGCCGGGCACCAAGGTCTACCCGTGGATCGCCAAGACACGTCACACCACGGCGGGCGTCGGCCTCATCTCGCCGCCGCCGCATCACGACATCTACTCCATCGAGGACCTCGCCGAGCTGATCCACGACCTGAAGAATGCCAACCGCCAGGCGCGCATCAGCGTCAAGCTGGTGGCCGAGGTGGGCGTCGGCACCATCGCCGCCGGCGTGGCCAAGGCGCACGCCGACGTGGTGCTGATCAGCGGCCACGATGGCGGCACCGGCGCCTCGCCGCAGACCTCCATCGCCCACGCCGGCCTGCCCTGGGAACTCGGCCTCGCCGAGGCCCACCAGACGCTGGTGCTCAACCGGCTCCGCAGCCGCGTCACGGTCGAGGCCGATGGCCAGCTGAAGACCGGCCGCGATGTCATCGTCGCCGCCCTGCTCGGCGCCGAGGAGTTCGGCTTCGCCACGGCACCGCTGGTGGCCGTCGGCTGCGTGATGATGCGCGTCTGCCACCTGAACACCTGCCCGGTGGGCGTGGCGACCCAGGATCCGCGGCTGCGCGAGCGCTTCACCGGCAAGCCGGAGCATGTGGTCAACTTCATGCGCTTCATCGCCCAGGACGTGCGCGAGCACATGGCACGGCTCGGCTTCCGGCGCATCGAGGAGATGGTCGGCCGCGTCGACCGCCTCGAGCCGCGCCAGGCCATCCGGCACTGGAAGGCGCGGGGCTTCGACTTCAGCAACATCCTCTACGAACCCGATGTCGGCGCCGAAGTCGGCCGCTTTCGCCAGATCGACCAGGACCATGGCCTGGAGAAGTCGCTGGACAGCACGCAGCTGCTGGACATCTGCCGTCCCGCCATCGAGAACGGCACCCAGGTCAGCGCCGAACTGCCGATCCGCAACGTCAACCGCGTGGTCGGCACCATCACCGGCAGCGAGATCACCCGCAAGTGGGGCGCCAGGGGCCTGCCGCACGACACCATCCGCATCAGGTTCCGCGGATCCGCCGGACAGAGCTTCGGCGCCTTCATGCCCAAGGGCATGACTTTCACCATCGAGGGTGATGCCAACGACTATTGCGGCAAGGGCCTCTCCGGCGGCCGGATCATCGTCTACCCGCCCGCGGCGGCGCGTTTCGCCGCCGAGGAGAACATCATCATCGGCAACGTCGCCCTCTACGGCGCGACCAGCGGCGAGGCCTTCATCAGCGGCATGGCCGGCGAGCGCTTCGCCGTGCGCAACAGCGGCGTGGACGCGGTCGTGGAAGCGGTCGGCGACCATGGCTGCGAATACATGACCGGTGGCCGGGTGGTGGTGCTCGGGCCGGTCGGCCGCAACTTCGGCGCCGGCATGTCCGGTGGCATCGCCTACATCCTCGACGACAGCGGCGCCGCCGAAGGCCGTATCAACCGGCAGATGGTGGGCAGCGAGAAGCTGGAAGACCCCGGGGAGATCGCCGCCGTGAAGACCCTGGTCGAACGCCACCACGCGCTGACGGGCAGCAAGCGCGCCCGCGCCGTGCTCGATGCCTGGGAAACCAGCCTGCCACGCTTCATCCGCGTGGTGCCCCGCGACTACCAGCGCATGCTCTCGTGCATCAGCCGCGCACACGAGCAGGGGCTCAGCGGCGACGAAGCCATCATGGCGGCATTCGAAGAGAACGCGCACGACCTGGCGCGGGTGGGTGGTAACTGATCATGGGCAAGGCAAGCGGATTCCTCGAATACCTGCGCGAGCTGCCAGTCGACCGCACGCCGCGCGAGCGCATCCACGACTGGGCGGAGTTCCACCTGCCGATGGAGGAGAAGCGCCTGCGCCAGCAGGGCGCCCGCTGCATGGACTGCGGCGTGCCGTTCTGCCAGACCGGTCGCATCATCAACGGCGCCACGGCCGGCTGCCCGGTCAACAACCTCATCCCCGAGTGGAATGACCTGGTCTACCGCGGCCTGTGGGAAGAGGCGCTCGAGCGCCTGCATCGCACCAACAACTTCCCGGAGTTCACCGGCCGCGTCTGCCCCGCCCCCTGCGAGGGCTCCTGCGTGCTCGGCATCAATGCGCCACCGGTGACCATCAAGAACCTCGAACAGGCGATCAGCGATCGCGGCTGGGAGGAAGGCTGGGTGATGCCCGAACCGCCCCGGGTTCGCACCGGCAGGAAGGTGGTGGTCATCGGCTCCGGCCCGGCCGGTCTCGCCGCCGCCGCCCAGCTCAACCGCGCCGGCCACCTGGTGACGGTGCTGGAGCGCGATGACCAGCCCGGCGGCCTGCTGATGTACGGCATCCCGAACATGAAACTGGACAAGCGCGAGGTCGTGCAGCGGCGCCTGCGCCTCATGGAGCAGGAAGGCATCAAGTTCATCTGCAACGCCCACGTCGGCGAGAACGTCGAGGCCATGTTGCTGCTTCGGGACTTCGATGCCACCGTGATCTGCACCGGGGCGACCCAGCCCCGCGACCTGCCGGTGGAGGGCCGTGCCCTGAAGGGCGTGCATTTCGCCATGGACTACCTCACCGCCAGCACCAGGGCACTGCTCGCGGGGGCACCGGACGCGGCGCCGATCCACGCCCGGGGCCGCGACGTGGTGGTCATCGGCGGCGGCGACACCGGCACCGACTGCGTCGGCACGGCGATGCGCCAGGGCTGCCGCAGCCTGCGCCAGCTGGAGATCCTGCCGCAGCCTCCCGGTGAACGGGCGGCCGACAACCCCTGGCCGGAATGGCCGCAGATCCATCGCATCGACTACGGCCAGAAGGAGGCGGCCGCCCGGTTCGGCAACGACCCGCGCGGCTACCTGACGACCGTGAAGCGGCTGGTGGGCGATGCCAGCGGTGCCGTTGCCGAAGTGGTCACCGTGGATATCGGCTGGGAACGCAACGAGCAGGGCCAGCGCGTGCCGCGCGAGCGACCCGGCAGCGAGCAGACCCACCCGGCGCAGCTGGTGCTGCTCGCCATGGGATTCCTCGGCCCCGAGCAGCCGCTGCTGCGCGAGATGGGTGTCGAGGTGGACGCGCGCAGCAACGTCCGGGCCGATTACGGCCAGTACGCGACCAGCGTGCCGGGCGTGTTTTCCGCCGGCGACTGCCGGCGCGGCCAGAGCCTCATCGTCTGGGCCATCCACGAGGGGCGTGCCGCTGCCCGCGAGGTGGACCGCTACCTGATGGGCAGCACCGACCTGCCCTGAGCCGCCGCCGGCGCGGGCATGGCCAATCTGTGGCGCAGTTCAACCCGGCCCGGCGCTGTGCTCGGGCAAGATGCCCGGATATGATCGGGAGCGCGTCCGCGTCTCGCGCGCGGAGCGGAGCATCATGGCGGAACGGGTTTCGGCGCTGACCATCGATTCGCGGCACGGGCAGGCCCGCGGGCTCGCCGAGCAGGCCGTCCGCGAGGTTGGCCAGGTCATCCTCGGCAAGCAGAACGAGATCCGCCTCGCCATCACCTGCCTGCTGGCCCAGGGCCACCTGCTGATCGAAGACGTTCCCGGCGTCGGCAAGACGCTGCTCGCCCGCAGCCTCGCCGCGGTCCTCGGCCTGAGCTTCCGCCGCATCCAGTTCACCAGCGACCTGCTGCCGGCCGATATCACCGGCGCCGCGGTCTTCGACCGCAGCAGCGGCCGCTTCGTCTTCCAGCCGGGCCCGCTGTTCGCCCAGGTGATCCTCGCCGACGAAGTCAACCGCGCCACACCCAAGGCACAGAGCGCGCTGCTCGAGGCCATGGAGGAGCAGCAGGTCAGCATCGACGGGGTCAGCCACCCGCTGCCCTCGCCTTTCTTCGTCATCGCCACCCAGAACCCGGTGCAGCAGGTCGGCACCTTCCCGCTGCCCGAGAGCCAGCTCGACCGCTTCCTGCTGCGCATCGGCCTGGGCTATCCCGCCGAGCCGCTGGAACGCAAGCTGCTGCGGGGCGAGGACCGCCGCCACCTCATCGCCGGCCTGCGCCCGGTGATGGGCCTGGAGGAGATCGCCACGCTGCGCGAAGCCACCCGCGCAGTGCAGGTCACCGATGCCGTGCTCGACTACGTGCAGGCGCTGGTCCGCTACACGCGCGAGGCGCCACAGTTCGATCTCGGCCTCTCGCCACGGGCCGCGGTCGACCTGGTGGCAGCAGCCCGCTGCTGGGCCATGATCGCCGGCCACGGCGGCGTCTATCCGGAAGACGTGCAGGCGGTGTTTGCCGCGGTGGCGGGCCACAGGCTGCGCCGGCGGGGCGAGGCAGGCTTCGCCACCGGCAACCCCGCGGACGCGGTGCTCGCCGAAGTGGCCATCCCTTGAGCGCCCCGGGCTGATCCTCGGCAGGCTGCCCGAGACGCGCATGCGTTCGCCCCTGCGCCTCCTCCGCGACCGCTGGCGAAGCCGCCTGCAGCGCTGGGCGCTGCGCCGCCAGGGCAGCGATCCGCCGCAACTGACGCTGGCATCGGCGCGCATCTACATCCTGCCCACGGTGCCGGGCCTGCTGTACGCGGCGATGCTGGCGACGATGCTCGCCGGCGCCATGAACTACAACAACAACCTCGGGTTCGCCCTGACCTTCCTGCTGGCCGGCGCGGGCGTCGCCAGCATCTACCACACGCATCGCATCCTCGCCGGCCTGCGCATCCACTACCTGGGGGCCGAGCCGGTGTTCGCGGGCGATCCGCTGTCGGTGCGCTTTTCCCTGGTCAACGAGGCGGCCGAAGCGCGCGAGGAGATCGTCCTCGACTGGGCGGGCAGCAGCGACATCCCCGGCGGGCTGGCGGCCCGGCAGGCGCGCACCGTGTGCCTGCCGCTCGCCACCCGGCGCCGTGGCGCCCTGCCCCTGCCTGGGCTGCGCCTGAGCACGCGCGCGCCGCTGGGCCTGATGCGCGCCTGGGCCTGGGTGCACATGGAGCCACGGCCGCTGGTCTACCCGCGCCCCGCCAGCCGCGTGCCCGCCGGCAGCCGACCCGCCGGCGAGGCAGCGGACCCGGGCCCGCGCGTGCAGGGAGATGACGACTTCGCGGGCCTGCGCCGCTACCAGCCGGGCGACTCGCCCCGCCGGGTGGCCTGGCGTCATTACGCCCGTGCCGACGAGCTGCTGGTCCAGGAATACCGCGGCGGCCGCGCCGAGGACAGCCTGTGGCTCGACTGGGACTGCGTGCCGGGGGATGCCGACCTGCGCGCCGCCCGCCTGGCACGCCTGGTCATCGATGCCCACGAAGCCGGTTCGGCCTGGGGGCTGCGCCTGCCGGGCACCCGGCTCGGTCCCGCCTGCGGTCGCGACCACCTGCATCGCTGCCTGGCAGCCCTGGCCACGGTGGAAGCACCCGTGGAGCCGGTGCCGTGACGGGGGCCCTCAGCGCCATGCCGCCGGATACGGCCCGGGAGCGGCGCCAGATGGCCTGGGCCGCCGCAGCGCTGGTCTTCGGCGGCGCGCCACATCTGTTCGCGGTGGAGCCATGGGTGGCGCTGCTGGTGCTCGGCATCGCCTGCTGGCGCATCGTCGCCGCCGAGCGCGGCTGGCGCCTGCCGTCGCTGTGGCTGCGCGTGCCGGTGACCGTTCTCGCCTTCCTCGCCGTGGTCATGACCTACCACAGCATCTCCGGCGTGGAGGCCGGCTCGGCCCTGCTGCTGGTGATGGGCGGCATGAAGCTGCTGGAAACACGCGACGAGCGCGACCGCATCCTCGTGGTCTTCATCGCCCTGTTCCTGCTGTTTGCCGTGTTCCTGCGCGAGCAGGCCATCTGGTCCGCCGCCTGGCTGGCGGGCGGCTGCCTCGGCATCGGCACCGCGCTGGTGCAGACCGTGCGCCGCGGGCCGCTGCTGCCGCTGCCGCAGGCGGTGCTGGTCGCCGGCCGCCTGCTGCTGCAGGGCCTGCCGCTCGCCGTCGTGCTGTTCGTCCTGTTCCCGCGCATCCCCGGGCCGTTCTGGGCCATGCCGGACCCGCAGGCCACCGGGCGCAGCGGCCTCGCCGAGGAGATCCAGCCCGGCGACATCAGTGCCCTGGGGCTCTCCGACGAGGTGGCCTTCCGCGTGCGCTTCGAGGGCGCGGTGCCTGCCACCGGCGCACTGTACTGGCGCGGCCCGGTGCTCGAGCGCTTCGACGGCCGC
Coding sequences:
- the gltB gene encoding glutamate synthase large subunit — its product is MTARETDSAPLRACPPGRQGLYDPAFEHDACGVGFVVDIKGRKSHRILAQAIEVLRNLDHRGASGAEVNTGDGAGVLMQMPHKFLVGACGQAHITLPEPGHYGCATIFMPKDSGKRRKLEQRFQQIVQSEGQEFLGWRSVPTCNKSLGETARASEPFVRQAFIGRDPQLADEMAFERKLYVIRKRAYNEIRTSTLDGAEQWYLCSLSYKTLVYKGMLLTEQLTGYYPDLLHPDMETALALVHSRFSTNTFPSWDRAHPYRYLAHNGEINTLRGNVNWMTAREARFESAIFGEDMQNIPPIVNPNGSDSAMFDNVLELLVLSGRSLPHAIMMMIPEPWSNHGEMDDETRAFYQYHSSLMEPWDGPASIAFTDGRQIGAILDRNGLRPSRFYVTRDDMVIMASEAGVLDIPPENILSKGRLQPGRMFLVDTVQGRIIDDAEIKRGITRERPYRQWLDEHLVHLDRLPAAPEVPAPDHETLLQRQVAFGYSFEDERVLMLPMARDGVEAVGSMGNDTPLAALSDRPRLLFDYFKQLFAQVTNPPIDCIREELITASEVWLGSEGNLLEPQPADCRRLELAGPILTNEQFARVRRLDLPGIRAGVLPSLFRVARGEKSLVAAIKDLCKRARRMIEDEGLNVIILSDRGVNRDFAPIPALLAVSALHHFLIREGLRTRASLVLETGEAREVHHFSLLIGYGCSAVNPYLAFETIDGMIHDGVLTGIDHKTACKNFVKAATKGVVKVMSKMGISAIQSYHGAQVFEAVGLRQDVIDEYFTWTASRVGGIDIGVIAREALMRHHAAFPDRQVEGHSLPSGGMYRWRVDGEHHLFNPESIHRLQKAVRTGSYATYKSYAELIDDQSQMKSTLRGLLEFTAGTPVPLDEVESVDSIVRRFKTGAMSYGSISKEAHETLAIAMNRLGGKSNTGEGGEDPERYQPLPNGDSRNSAIKQVASGRFGVTSEYLVSASEIQIKMAQGAKPGEGGQLPGTKVYPWIAKTRHTTAGVGLISPPPHHDIYSIEDLAELIHDLKNANRQARISVKLVAEVGVGTIAAGVAKAHADVVLISGHDGGTGASPQTSIAHAGLPWELGLAEAHQTLVLNRLRSRVTVEADGQLKTGRDVIVAALLGAEEFGFATAPLVAVGCVMMRVCHLNTCPVGVATQDPRLRERFTGKPEHVVNFMRFIAQDVREHMARLGFRRIEEMVGRVDRLEPRQAIRHWKARGFDFSNILYEPDVGAEVGRFRQIDQDHGLEKSLDSTQLLDICRPAIENGTQVSAELPIRNVNRVVGTITGSEITRKWGARGLPHDTIRIRFRGSAGQSFGAFMPKGMTFTIEGDANDYCGKGLSGGRIIVYPPAAARFAAEENIIIGNVALYGATSGEAFISGMAGERFAVRNSGVDAVVEAVGDHGCEYMTGGRVVVLGPVGRNFGAGMSGGIAYILDDSGAAEGRINRQMVGSEKLEDPGEIAAVKTLVERHHALTGSKRARAVLDAWETSLPRFIRVVPRDYQRMLSCISRAHEQGLSGDEAIMAAFEENAHDLARVGGN
- a CDS encoding DUF58 domain-containing protein encodes the protein MRSPLRLLRDRWRSRLQRWALRRQGSDPPQLTLASARIYILPTVPGLLYAAMLATMLAGAMNYNNNLGFALTFLLAGAGVASIYHTHRILAGLRIHYLGAEPVFAGDPLSVRFSLVNEAAEAREEIVLDWAGSSDIPGGLAARQARTVCLPLATRRRGALPLPGLRLSTRAPLGLMRAWAWVHMEPRPLVYPRPASRVPAGSRPAGEAADPGPRVQGDDDFAGLRRYQPGDSPRRVAWRHYARADELLVQEYRGGRAEDSLWLDWDCVPGDADLRAARLARLVIDAHEAGSAWGLRLPGTRLGPACGRDHLHRCLAALATVEAPVEPVP
- a CDS encoding AAA family ATPase → MAERVSALTIDSRHGQARGLAEQAVREVGQVILGKQNEIRLAITCLLAQGHLLIEDVPGVGKTLLARSLAAVLGLSFRRIQFTSDLLPADITGAAVFDRSSGRFVFQPGPLFAQVILADEVNRATPKAQSALLEAMEEQQVSIDGVSHPLPSPFFVIATQNPVQQVGTFPLPESQLDRFLLRIGLGYPAEPLERKLLRGEDRRHLIAGLRPVMGLEEIATLREATRAVQVTDAVLDYVQALVRYTREAPQFDLGLSPRAAVDLVAAARCWAMIAGHGGVYPEDVQAVFAAVAGHRLRRRGEAGFATGNPADAVLAEVAIP
- a CDS encoding glutamate synthase subunit beta, coding for MGKASGFLEYLRELPVDRTPRERIHDWAEFHLPMEEKRLRQQGARCMDCGVPFCQTGRIINGATAGCPVNNLIPEWNDLVYRGLWEEALERLHRTNNFPEFTGRVCPAPCEGSCVLGINAPPVTIKNLEQAISDRGWEEGWVMPEPPRVRTGRKVVVIGSGPAGLAAAAQLNRAGHLVTVLERDDQPGGLLMYGIPNMKLDKREVVQRRLRLMEQEGIKFICNAHVGENVEAMLLLRDFDATVICTGATQPRDLPVEGRALKGVHFAMDYLTASTRALLAGAPDAAPIHARGRDVVVIGGGDTGTDCVGTAMRQGCRSLRQLEILPQPPGERAADNPWPEWPQIHRIDYGQKEAAARFGNDPRGYLTTVKRLVGDASGAVAEVVTVDIGWERNEQGQRVPRERPGSEQTHPAQLVLLAMGFLGPEQPLLREMGVEVDARSNVRADYGQYATSVPGVFSAGDCRRGQSLIVWAIHEGRAAAREVDRYLMGSTDLP